The DNA region ATTACTAATAGTTACAGTTAATCGTGGGCGTTCAGCAGTTCCTGAAATTTTTGCTCGAACGCGACCTTTTCGCAAAGCTAAGTTTTGCTTCTTAAGTGCTAATGCTTTAGACATTATTTACCTGCCTTTCCCGCTTTTCGCAAGATAACTTCATCAACATATTTGATACCTTTACCTTTATACGGTTCAGGTTTTTTCAATGCGCGGATTTCTGCCGCAGCTTGACCAACAGCTTGTTTGTCGATTCCTGCAACTGTAATAACCATTTTATCGTTAGAAAGAGTGATTCCTTCTTTTGCTTTATAAATTACAGGGTGTGAGAAACCGAGTTGCATTTCAAGCTCTTGTGGATTGTTAGTTTGAACACGGAAACCAACTCCGTTAACTTCTAATTTCTTTTCGAAGCCTTTTGTTACGCCAACTACAGCGTTATTCAAAAGAGCTCGTTGCAAGCCGTGTTGTGCTCGCGCTACTCGTTCGTCATTTTTTCGAACAACCTTCAAAGTTGTGCCGTCAAGTTCGACAGTTACATCTGACAAATGAGGCACAGTTAGTTCGCCTTTAGCGCCTTTAACTGAAATCTCGTTCTCGTCAATCGTGATTGTCACACCAGCCGGAACCTCAATAGGTAGTTTTCCGATTCGACTCATTGAACTTTTCCTTTCATTTAAAGAGTGTTTGTTTGCTTCGTGCTGGTCATCTCTTTCGAAATGAGGCGCAAAATCTCCCAAATTTCACTCGCATTTAATATTAACCTTGTAATTTTATCATAATTATTATTATTTTTCAAGCTTTTTCAGCCTTTTTGTTTAAAATATATTTCAAAATAAGTTTTTCATAAAATTTATATTGGCTTAAATAATAAAATAATAGTTACATTTTAAGCTTTAAAATTCGTATAAAAGTTTTAAAAATTGATTCTTTCGAACGGTCTTCTTTCTCAATTTCGTTAATCATTTCAAGCTCATCAGAAATTATTCCATCGATTGGCTCCTGTAGATATTTTGAAATTTCACTTCTAGTATTTAATGTCCAAACAAAAATTTTTCGGTGTTTTTTATGAGCTTTTAAAGCCAAATACCGCCGATAGGAGAAATCTTCAATTACATAAAAATCAATTTTAGAATCATCAAAATCCCCAAATTGCAAAGGAATCACAAAACCAGTTTCAATTTCTGGTGCGATTTTTTCAATTTTTCGCATTAAATTCAAATCAAGCGACATTGTTTTAAATTTTCGCTCCACGCCAAGTTTTCGAAATTTATTCACGAACATTTCAGCAAAATTTTCTGGTTCATCACCACTAGGTTTTAATTCAACCAAAAGCTTAATTTTTAATTTTTCTGCTTGTTTTACATATTCCTCAAAAGTTGGAATTCTACTTTCGAAACCATTTTCAGAAATAGTTAATTTTCTAATTTCATTCAAATTCAAATCTCGAACGCGTGCGTCTCGACCTGTTAATCGACGCAAATTATAGTCATGAACAACCACAAAATGATCATCTCGCGTTAACTGAATGTCCATTTCCACATAATCTGCACCTTTTTTCTTGGCCGATTCAAGCGCCTCAAGCGAATTTTCAACCCCGCCATGAACATCACCACGATGCGCAATTTTAAGAATTTTCGTATCAATTTTACTATAATAAATCTGAATTCCATTAATTGCTGTTGAACCAACCAAAAATAAAATCATCAAAAGCATAAGAATACTTGATCGTTTTCTTTTTTCTTTTTTGCTTTCAATAGTTTTCGATTTTTGAGGTTCAATATTATCTAGCAAAATAATTACAATTGAAATTTTCGTAAAAACCGAAAAAGCAAAAAATACCACATCAAACATTGTTTGAAGAATTGTCTTCGAAAGTAAAAATCCCATAAAAGGTTTAAAAATTCCCAAAATCCCAGCAACAATAAGCATAAGCAGCAATCCTGCAAACATAAAGATAATTTCGAAAATGCCAATTGGAATTAAAATTTGTGGCATCTTCTTTTTAGTGGCCTTCCAGCTTTCTTTAATACTTTTCGAAAGCGGCTCATCTTTCAAAATTGTACGTGGTAAAGTAAAAATTAAGCGATAATTTATATAAAAAATTGTGAAAATTAAAACAAAATATAGCAAAGTTCCTGTTAGTGTTTTAGAAATTTCACCCGTAATAAATGCAGGAATTCGAAGTCGTTCAGTGATTGTACTCGAAAGCCCAAGATTTTCAAGAGGCACCATCGAAATAAAATAAATTATAAAAAAGAAGACTTGAAAACCTATTAAACCTTTTAATTTCATGAAAGATTTTGCTAAAGTGGTTTTTATCGAAAAAGCTGAGCCTTCTCTTCTGGAATTGATAAAATTGATTAAAATAAAAAACTCCGCAAAGGTTAAAAATGCAACTAACAAAATATAAATTACACATAAAAACAAGCTCAACGGATTTGAAAAAATCAAATAAAAGTTGTCTTTGGTTATATTTTCTTGGTTCGAAAACAATAAAATTAGTTTAAAAACCCAAAAAAGTAAATTCACCCCAATCACCGACATCGCAAAATGCAAAACTGAAGCGCCAATCAAAAGACCATATTTATTTTTATAGAAAAAATCCCAAGATTGTTTGAAGTTTTTTAGTAGTCTCATAATATTTATTTTCAAATTTTACCATATTTTATGATAAAAATAAAGCTTATTCTTGTCTCTAGCTTCTAAAAATGTTACAATATTATTATATTTAGTCCATATCGGAGGTACATTTTTTTATGCTTAAATTATTTAAGACTAATAATATCGAAGTTCTATATGATTCTAAGAGCGACGAGCTCAAAAAGAAAATCGTAGAACAAATCATGAATTTGCAAATTCTCACACGTGGGTCATATTCGCAAGAAGAATTTGATAGTAAGAAAGAGTGGTTTTTTATTCGAAAGAACAACGAAGTGACCACAGCGGTTGGGTTTAAATTTCTTAAAGAAATTCAAGCTGATAAAAAATCTATAAATGTTTACGCATTATCTGATTTCGTGAATGCTGCCACTACTGCACCTAAAGCTAACAGCAATGAATTAACCGAGTTATTTTCAGAAGTTGTTAAATACGCTAAAAATAATTCGAAAATTGATTATTTAGTTTGTGCAATTCCACAAAAAATAAATGCTAGACCACTTGCAAGGGCTGGATTTAATGCTAAACTTTTTAAAAATAGTCATTTTTATTCTTCGGGCCTTATAAATGAATTGTCAAACCATATCATTCTCAATTCAGAAGAAAAACTTTCTAAAAGCGAAATCCTTACCAAGATCCGCTCAGAAGAGCAATCTCGCAGGATGCTCTTCAAGAAAACGCCAAAATCTTTAGCTAGAGAACTTCGAATCATTCATGAAAATAGGAAATTTATTGAAAAACATAAAGACCTGCATGCATACTATGGCTTAATCGCCGGTCTTAATGTTAAAAAATAATTTTCATACCCCTCATTTTGAGGGTTTTTTCTTGTTTAAAAAACTGATATAATATAAACTATGAAACACATTCAAACAATCATTTTTCGAAACTTTATTTCCCCAATTTCAATTGCAATTTTTATTCTTGCGGGCGGGCTTTTGCTTGTTGGCGAGGTTCGTGATGCATGGTTTATTTCTTTTGTAATTTTAGTAAATTCCTTTATTGGCACAATTCAGGAGGTTCGTGCATATTTAACCCTTCGAAAAATTGAATTAATGAGTGCACCCAGAGCAATGGTTTTTCGTGATGGAAAGCTTGAAGAAATTTTATTCACCGAACTTCAAGATGGCGACAAGATTTTTCTAAAAACTGGCGACGAAATTCCAGCAGATGCAAAAATCACAAAGTCGAACTCTTTTGAAGTTAACGAATCAATTCTGACAGGAGAAAGCGATGCGATTTCGAAAAATGTTGGCGATAAAATTCTTTCGAGTTCAATCGTAGTTTCGGGTGAAGCTGAAGCTGAGGTTTTAGCTGTTGGTGAAAATACCGAAGCCGGTCAAATGGCGGCAAAACTCAAAAACTACAAACCAAAACTCACACCAATTCAACAAAAAATTTCGAAATTAATTTCAAGATTAAGCTGGTTTGCGCTCGCTCTAGCTATAGTGATTTGCGTGGTTTATTTCTTTATTTTTAAAGAAGATCCAACTACGATTTTAAAAACTATAACTTCCGCTGCGGTTGTTGTTGTTCCTGAAGGTCTGTTGCTTGCGAGCTCGCTATTCTTCGCTTACGGTTCATTAAAATTACTCCAAGCTAAAGTTCTGCCACAAAAAATTTCTGCAATCGAAGATATGGCTCTATTGGAGGTTCTTGCAACAGATAAAACCGGAACATTAACCTCCCCTGAAATTGAGTTTAATTCTTGCGAAGTTATCAATAAAAACTTTTCGAAAGAAGAAATTGCTCAAATTCTAAATACTTTAAACTCGGAATCTGCTGAGAAAAATGCCACAGCTCAAGCTATTTTAAATGAATTTAAAGATAGTAAAAATCTTAAAATTATAGACTATATGGCTTTTTCGAGTTCGCGAAAACTATCTGGAATGACTTTTCTTAACAATAGCAAAGAAGAATCTATCGTTTTCGGTGCTCCTGAATTTATTCTAAAAAACCTTTCAAAAGATAGTAAATCTGAAAGTATTTCGAAAAAAATCGACAATTTAGCGTCTCAGGGCTTGCGAGTTTTACTTCTAGCAAAATTTCAAAAATCTGGCAAAATTTCAAAACTTCTCGAAAGCGAAAAACTTGAGCCAATTGCAATAATTACACTTAAAAATACCCTGAGACCAAATGTTCAAGAAACCGTTAGTTTTTTGCAAAATCGTGGCGTTTCAATTCGTGTAATTTCCGGAGATAATCCACGAACTGTGAGTTTTATTGCTCTTGAGGCCGGAATTAAAAATGCTGAAAAATACATAACTGGCGCAGAACTTGCTAATCTTTCGAAAAAAGACTTCGAAAAGTCTGTTCTTGAAAATACAATTTTTGCACGAGTCTTGCCTGAACAAAAAGAGAAAATTATTGGTGTTTTTCAGAAAAACAAACTATATACAGGAATGATTGGCGATGGTGTAAATGACGCTCTTGCGATTAAAAAATCAGATTTGGGAATTTCTATGTTTGATGGCGCTCCTGCAACTCGCCGTGTGGCAGATTTAGTTTTAATGGATAATTCTTTCACTTCTCTACCAAGTGGCGTGAAGGTTGGGAATAGAATTATGCTTTCGATTGAGATGATTGCGATTTTGTTCTTCCATAAAATTATTCTTGGTGTAACAATTCTTTTTGCAACAATGCTTGCCGGCGTCAATTACCCATTCCTACCACGTCATATTACTTATATGAACTTTATTTTAGTGACAATGCCAACAGTTTTGACCACACTTTTTCCACCAATACCTAAAGCTAAAATTAACCCTAAGAACTTCTGGCGGGACACACTTTATTCAATTGCACCAGTAGCAATTTTAAGTGGTTTAGCAATTTCATTTATTTATATTAGTTTATATTTTAAAGTTGATGGCAGTCTCGCAAGTAAGCACATAATGCATGGAATTTTAGCAACCGTTGTAATTGTAACCGCTTGGTTCGGTGTTTTTGCAACAATCTTGAGCGAAATATT from Candidatus Saccharimonas sp. includes:
- the rplF gene encoding 50S ribosomal protein L6, which translates into the protein MSRIGKLPIEVPAGVTITIDENEISVKGAKGELTVPHLSDVTVELDGTTLKVVRKNDERVARAQHGLQRALLNNAVVGVTKGFEKKLEVNGVGFRVQTNNPQELEMQLGFSHPVIYKAKEGITLSNDKMVITVAGIDKQAVGQAAAEIRALKKPEPYKGKGIKYVDEVILRKAGKAGK
- a CDS encoding glycerophosphodiester phosphodiesterase, which gives rise to MRLLKNFKQSWDFFYKNKYGLLIGASVLHFAMSVIGVNLLFWVFKLILLFSNQENITKDNFYLIFSNPLSLFLCVIYILLVAFLTFAEFFILINFINSRREGSAFSIKTTLAKSFMKLKGLIGFQVFFFIIYFISMVPLENLGLSSTITERLRIPAFITGEISKTLTGTLLYFVLIFTIFYINYRLIFTLPRTILKDEPLSKSIKESWKATKKKMPQILIPIGIFEIIFMFAGLLLMLIVAGILGIFKPFMGFLLSKTILQTMFDVVFFAFSVFTKISIVIILLDNIEPQKSKTIESKKEKRKRSSILMLLMILFLVGSTAINGIQIYYSKIDTKILKIAHRGDVHGGVENSLEALESAKKKGADYVEMDIQLTRDDHFVVVHDYNLRRLTGRDARVRDLNLNEIRKLTISENGFESRIPTFEEYVKQAEKLKIKLLVELKPSGDEPENFAEMFVNKFRKLGVERKFKTMSLDLNLMRKIEKIAPEIETGFVIPLQFGDFDDSKIDFYVIEDFSYRRYLALKAHKKHRKIFVWTLNTRSEISKYLQEPIDGIISDELEMINEIEKEDRSKESIFKTFIRILKLKM
- a CDS encoding HAD-IC family P-type ATPase, whose protein sequence is MKHIQTIIFRNFISPISIAIFILAGGLLLVGEVRDAWFISFVILVNSFIGTIQEVRAYLTLRKIELMSAPRAMVFRDGKLEEILFTELQDGDKIFLKTGDEIPADAKITKSNSFEVNESILTGESDAISKNVGDKILSSSIVVSGEAEAEVLAVGENTEAGQMAAKLKNYKPKLTPIQQKISKLISRLSWFALALAIVICVVYFFIFKEDPTTILKTITSAAVVVVPEGLLLASSLFFAYGSLKLLQAKVLPQKISAIEDMALLEVLATDKTGTLTSPEIEFNSCEVINKNFSKEEIAQILNTLNSESAEKNATAQAILNEFKDSKNLKIIDYMAFSSSRKLSGMTFLNNSKEESIVFGAPEFILKNLSKDSKSESISKKIDNLASQGLRVLLLAKFQKSGKISKLLESEKLEPIAIITLKNTLRPNVQETVSFLQNRGVSIRVISGDNPRTVSFIALEAGIKNAEKYITGAELANLSKKDFEKSVLENTIFARVLPEQKEKIIGVFQKNKLYTGMIGDGVNDALAIKKSDLGISMFDGAPATRRVADLVLMDNSFTSLPSGVKVGNRIMLSIEMIAILFFHKIILGVTILFATMLAGVNYPFLPRHITYMNFILVTMPTVLTTLFPPIPKAKINPKNFWRDTLYSIAPVAILSGLAISFIYISLYFKVDGSLASKHIMHGILATVVIVTAWFGVFATILSEIFLGSKPSKNNKIRRTIYIIGTLIFTGVIFSAPILREFFEFNLPNISQFWFICSVIILVSVIQLFIASSRSKNK